The genomic interval aagaattaaatcttgccatttgcgacaacgtggatggaactaaattGTGGtgtgctaagagaaataagttagagaaaggcaaatatgatTTAAttcttatgtggaatttgagaaacacaagagatgagtaaaaggaaaggaaaggaaaaataacattaaaacagagaagaaggtaaatcataagtgactcttaaatacagagaacaaactaaggattgCTGGAGGGCAGGTGTGTGGGGTAATTGATTAAATgtgtgatgagcattaaggagggcactttttgggatgagcactaggtgtcatatgtaagagataaatcactgggttctactcctgaaaccaagactacactgtagtatgttaattcattaaaattatatatataatatattatattatattataaaattatacatatcagtgatatatataattacatcagtgataattataattatctatacatatatatgtacatatatattgctTATTTAGTGCtatatttagtgtttattatctTCAAAGTATTCTAAAATATAGAAGTGGAAGGTAAGCTTCTACATTCATTATTTAAGAGTACCACTaccttgatatcaaaaccagataaaatcaacacacaaacaaaaatctacAGGCTAATATATGATGAATGTAGATGCAAATTTCCTCAACAGAATATTGGCAAAGTAAAttcaatgatacattaaaaatcattcaccatgatgaagtgggattATTGAAAGCATGCAAGTATAAGTCAATATTTGCCAATTAACCAAAGATAATTCACGTTAACCAGAGAAGtaattaaaaatcatatgatcacccTACAGATGCAGAAAGAGCCCTTGACAAAGTACAAAATCCATTTATGGCAGAAAGTCTCAATGAAGCAGTTTTAGAGGGACCATAAGTCAATGTAATAAAGGTCATTTATGAAAAAcatacagctaacatcatacctaATGGTGAAAAAATGAGGCCTCTTCCACTAAAATCAATATCAAGACAAGCATGACTCCTCTCACCATGTTTATTCAACATAGAGCTGGAAGTCTTGGCCATAATAATCATacaatagaaggaaataaaagacaccaAAATTAGTCACAAAGAAAATCTTTATATTAGCTTTTTAAAGTACCTGATTCTCTGTCTTTACTATACATTTTTCCTTGCcagtgatattttttctttcatatagttTCTTATTTGTCATTAAGACCTTTTGTCTTCTGCTTAAAGAAtattcttgaacattttttttgtaattccaaTTTAGTGGTGACAAtctttagcttttgcttatcctggaaattatttttatccttcaattttgaatgacaaccttgccaGTTAGAGTATTATTGATTGCATGTCTTTCCTTTTATCACTTTAAATATAGTTTGCCATTCCcttctgcaaagtttctgctgaaaaatcactTTATAGCCTAGTTCCCTTATATGTGACCCTTGctgcttttttagattctgtctttatttttaacttttgccattttaattaccatACGTCTTGATGTAGGTCTTTTTGTGTTCATCTTATTTGGGAATCTCTGCTTCTTATACCTGGATACATGTTTCCTTTTCATGGGCATGACCTTTTTagactttatttcttcaaatcaattttgttcactgtttttgggaatgtaaaatgctgtAGCTACTATGAAAAATGTTGTAGCtataattcttcaaaaaaatagagaattgatATATAATCCATTAACTTAACTTCTaagtatatattcaaaagaaatgaaatcagggtcccaatgatatatttatatactaatgTTCTAGTAacattattcataacagtcaaAATATGGAAAGCATCCATTGGTGGATAAGTGGATAAACACTATGTGGTGTAtgcatacaatagaatattattcagatgccctaaaaggaaattctgatatatgctGTAAATTTTTTAACCCTGAGGGCATCACACTATGTAGAATAATCCAGTAATGAAAATTCAAATACTGTTGATTCCATTGATTTCAGTTAAATAAGGTATTCAAATTCATGGTGACAAAAGATAGAATATGCTTGTCAAAGGCTGTGAGAGGTGGAAGTGGAGAGTTGTTTAATGTATATAaagattcagttttggaaaatgaatAATTCCTGGAGAtttgttgcacaacaatgtgaatatgcTTAAGACTTGGTctgtacacataaatatatacatatatattttatatatgtatatatttaagtatatatgtgtaatgtatatttatatgcatatgtaatatatatacatatatatacacacacacatacataattgtggaatacacaaaaataaaatttaccatcttgatGAATTTTACGTgtatattatattcattatatattcattgtacatatatatacaatgaaataccatgtgtatgtgtgtgtgtgtgtgtgtgtgtgtgtaatgtaatatacaaaagtcagttgTAAGTGATCTTGAGCAAGCAAAAATcaagaaagtttaaaattcagtATTGGAATAAACTGAAGATCAAGAAAACATAGTATTATTATGATgtaaaaatgattcaaaataaaattttcaaatttgattttcCAGAACTGTACTCTAAATCAAGTATTCAcaataattcatttgttttcagGGAGTATAGGTGTTTtcagtcattcactcattcatttttttcataatcatttaataataatttactaATATCCATATTAgcaattttttaattagaaaaaaaaatactagggaGAATGTGAAGGTCCTGAAATGCAGAGATATGTTGTTGTAGACTATGAGTGTGGAGTTCTCTTTTGTCCAACAAGAGAGTAGCTGCAGAAATAAATATGAGAGAGACTAATGGAGAAAGACTAATGACTGAGAGGAGACAAGAGggttttgtctctgtatttattggGCTATCAAGATTTTACATACGTGTTGAACGtgcagaagaaaataatcagatagtaaccattaacttgtgtgtgtaagaagcaaagggtttaGGGGACAAGTGGAATTTGAAGATGTGATCAAAGCCCAATGGTACACTGGTGCCAGATAGTATTTTCCTGCTCGTGGTACAACTAATTGGTTGTTATCTCTAAAGTTTAAGATTGATGGAGCATACAACTTTAAGAATAAGAATTTACTCCTTTAGCTAGCTAACCTTGGGCACTTTCACCCTACTGACTTTGGGCACTTTTGCCCTGAGGTGGCTTTCTGCCCTATGCTTTGTTCTACTTAATGACTAACCTTGGGTGCTTTAGCCCTGCAGGGGTTTTCAGCCCTAAGTCTTGTTAACCCACTGATGTAAGCATAGAGAATTCTTAAGCTTATTTCCCATAATGTGTATGTAATCCCTTCCTTTAAGACAATTATGTCATCATTATTCACCacaggaaatacatttacagagATATGCATAGGGTGCTTGTGTCCAGGACAATACTCACCTAACCTACCAATACCTGGTAAAGTGAAAAGTGAGGGGAAGTGAAGTAAGGAGATATTGAGGCAACTCTATGGAAGTTGTGACATCTATGTAGATACCATAAAGATGACTCAAGTATATAGTTATGTGTAAAAAGTGTGAGGATATCCCAGGTGAGTTAATACTTTGACAGCCCCCAgttcaatatttggaaatattccaTAACTAGAGAAAACTGTGTTACTACTATAGGGTAAATAAAGAGAATGAAGTTACTAGGATATAGCAATCACTCTATTAAGAGGCAATTTAATTCTGTTccaatactttcattttttatgaaaaataaacagagccacctgggtggttcagttggttaagattctgacacttgatctcagctcaggtcatgatctcagtgtcatgagttcaagacctgcattgggctttgcactgagggTGAAGCCtgttaaatacatacatacatacatacatacagaaaaacaatgccaaaaataaaaacaaacattgcAGTCAATTAGAAGCTGTTCTTTGGAAGGAATCTGCCCATACATTGCCTTACTTAATGACCTCTACTCTGACATGATACTACTACCTATTTACATActcagaaaattttcttttttatccacaATCAATAGTCTTCATGGCAGGATCCATGGTAAATAAAAAGTCTATTCTCTCTACTATGAAAcactcataattattttattttcattagataCATTGGCATCCTAGATGTGTACTTAGCTGTTTTGCATATTTAATCCACTCTGCAAAGTTAACAAAATTAAGAATGGCAGAAGTGTAGATGTTATTTCAAAGACTAGCATGGTTAAGGACAGGGACACAGTATAGTCACAAGAAAGATTAAATAGAATTGTGGCAAAAAATATTATGTAGATAAGCTTGTACATATAAGAAAAAAGCCAGGTGTGTGCATTTATTCAATAGTCTATACATCTATAATGTGTAATTTAGGGTGTACAATTGGTTTTCCATGAGGTACTGTGAAATATTATAGGAATAATTCCAATAATATATCTCCAGGTCCTTTGGGGTAAGCCAGTAGTAgatttatatcatatattttttggattatatattttaaatataaagttgcTAAAGATATTACTCGACTATCtcattctctttattaaaaaataaaatttctatgcTTCTATTACCTGCACCAGTTCTGCAAATGAGTGAGAAAAGAATTGGATCTTATAAATAATGGACAGTTTCCTGCAGGACAATTGCCAGAGGTGAATTCATTACAAGATATCCAGATATGAAACTGCTAACTTCCTGGGACAAGGGAAAAGAGACTTCCCCTGCTGGCAAGGCAAGATCAGTGGGATTTTGGTGTTCAAGgtagattttttaatgtacttggATGTCTCAATttcaatttgtcttttcttttttttttttttaacgttttatttatttttgagacagagagagacagagcataaacgggggagggccagagagagagggagacacagaatctgaaacaggctccaggctctgagctgtcagcacagagcctgaagcggggctggaactcactgaccgtgagatcatgacacgagctgatgtcggccgctcaaccgactgagccacccaggcacccctcaatttgtTTTTTCAATCAGTGTCCAAAATTGCATAAGTCTTATTGAGGAAGTAAATTCAGCTTGTTTTATACTTTAGGTTATCTCTGTAACAGgatatttattctcttttgttcACAAATCCTtgcctcaagaaaaaaatatttttgttccagGATAGTCATTAAAGTTCTTTGGTTGTCTGACCCTTTGATTAAAGGACTGAGTTtgtcatttccttcttaaaattgaatttctaaaatcaaaaaaatatactCCAGTTCACAAAGAGTGGGTTCTTTATTTCTACCATAATTTTTCCTATAGGAGTAAGATTTTCATCCCAAATCTTACTTTTGTCACAATTGATTTTCACCAATTACTAGTgatgattcaattttttttttgtcacagtaCACTCTGGAATAGTAGTGTCCAGTTTTTTACTGATAATTATTATATCATCTTATTTCATCTAATCAGATTAGATGATCAATTTCAGATTCCTGTCTTTGAGGTTCTTCTTCCTAGGGACACCTTCTGGTAACAAATATTGTGAAACTGCAATATTCTGTAAACAAAATCCATTAATGGTTTACCCAGCATAATTGATTTTACCATAATGATTTAGATGCTTATTTGTACTTTATAAGGGCTGGTAGAGTGAAGGCTATATTTGGGTGGTGTTGATAAGTCACCTGGAGGCTGCTGCAAATCTCAGGATGTATGTGATACTCCCACTGATGGTTTTGATTTCTAGCACCAATGTAGTATATTTCCTAGAAGCTCACCTGGAAGCTGATTTAAAACTTACATCTGCCTACACATCTGCTTTTCTCAAAGAGTAactccatttattttcttatattttccacaTCATGTGTATATCCCTGTCATTGGTAAATGCTAGTCATGAACCATACAAACAATGGGGTTCTGGGAGACACAGATTCGAGGTTTCTTTTGCCATGAAACTAAGATAGACTTGAGAAGAGAATGCCCACCTCACAATAGTTACTACAGCATATGAAAATGGTCACTTCTGTTATAAGTGTGACTTTtagattttatgcttttttaatgaaaatgatttaataaaatgtttttataatataccCAATTATCTCCAGCGTTAAGCAAACCAGAtaaaccattaaatttttttcaaaaattataaagcattattGTACATGTGCTATTTTAAAACCCcatggaaactgaaaaaaataaagctgaatttaacaaaaaaaggataattttattccaaaattGTTTTTGCATTCTGCATTTCATTTAGTAGCAATAGTGTTGATActtacgttttatttttttttcttaatgttttggtAGCTTTGAACAGTGAACTCAGCTGTGAAAGGAGAGATGGACTACTTTTTCATTATATGATTGTTGTAATGAATTGAGAGTGTGTTAAAGTCCCtctaaaatgttaatttctaaTACTTTTGGATTTTAACAGTGTATTGCATCTTTCTaagtagaataaaaaaacattaaacctTCAGTGATATTAAAGTTACATGGTTATAAAATGGGTATGATCAGAGGCACTGAAGTAGTATTATGCACAGTGCCTTACTTATGGGGACATAAGAAAGTCTAAggatttaatatatatgtaaagtacttaaaaCTGGCTGGCACATAGAAAGTCATCAGTAAATACTAACATTAGCTTGAATTTTACAGAAGCTCACAATTAGAAAAATCCTTGTCTCACcttaaaatcaaaactacatcAAATTAATTTCGTTTTGTGACCTAATCTCAATGAACATCACCATGTGACCTATTTCTCCCCAGTAACCAAACTTATCCAAATGTATCATTCCCAGGTCAAGTTCAATTTATGAAAAAGTATtatgtatttcttcttcctctatacacagaaaataaaatgggaatcattTTGGAATTATGATGCTCAGGGAAATTTAgtgaaatatatgtaattatgggacacctgggtgactaagttggttaatcatctgactttagctcatgtcatgatctcacagttcttgggtttgagccctgcattgggctatcttctgtcagcacagagcctgcttcagatcctctgtctccctctctcttccagcccttcccccactcagtttctctccctctctcaataaataaacattttttaaaagagagggaTATATGTAATTACATcataaatgtacaaaaatcacAAGGGTAGGTGTATGTTTCTTGTTGAAAAGACCCAGGAAATATGGTATTAAGGCATGGGGTCacacatataatttattaaaaatacatgttgaagctttcagaaaggagaaaaaaaagaatctaccaTCTGAAGCGTAGTAGATCAAAAAAATGGTAAATGGAGCAATGCCTTTGAATTTCAGAAGGAAACTGGGTATTAACcttgaatcaaataaaaaataaagagaaaatgaagtcgTTTTTACACATACATGGACCAAAAATATTAACCTGCTATGAAGTTATTAAGAAGCTCTGTGAAAATGTTTATTAGCAAAATGAGATGAAGCCTGATGTATTATGAGTGGTGGCCCTGCTCGAGTTTGGTTGGTTGATAATCTCAATTGATAATATCTAAAGTTGGTAAACCAAGAAATAACAGCACTAGCATTAATTTAGACATGTGTCATAAATACAGTATAAATAGCTAAAAGAATTTTAAGTGGTTGGTTTTGAAAAGGAGAGGTTGGAGCAAGATCATCATTGTTTCATTATAATAGGTTTAGAATTTGAAGTTTAAATTCCGTACATGagtacctcaataaaaaaaaactatattaagTTTTAGTtctataaaaaatacatgttgaaatTTATACAAATCTCTAATTTGTCTATTTGATATTTAACAGAAGgcaaaatacaattatatatgaCAGGTCAATTCATActcctaaaaatatttattcataaagtTCAAACTCAACTCCATATGGAAACTTTTAGTATTTTCCTGTGCGTCTGGCACTATTCCAAGTGAATGGTTGTCATCAATGAACTTGATAAGGTTTTGTGAGCAAAGCCCTAGGCattcattcctttattatcccaatttatacatgaagaatcaaaggaaatagaagttaattaacatatctgAGGTCACTAAAAATGGTGAAGTCAGGAAAAAAAGTCCATTTGCTTTGAATTCTAAAAGACAACTATTCTGTATCAACAACCATTAAATTATGAACAGGGATTTCAACAtggcaatttttaaattctcGAGGTGGAGACATGTGGTGCTGATAAACAAATGATTatgcaaataaattatatttgtttttaagggaCCACACTTGTTTAATTGGGGTATTTGAAGGACAAtggaataaatgtgtgtgttacTCTGTACCTAAGGGAACAGAGAGGCAAACAAGTGAAATTTACCCTAAGGACAGTGCACATAGATTTTTAATTTGACACAAATCTCTGTGGTAGAGAGATTTTTTTGGGGAAGCTATTTAACCTCCTTAGCTCGTTGGTAATGCATGGTCCTGGCAACAAGGGAAGATTAATCACTCTGGATAATTTTGTTCATTCACATAGACATCTTTCTGGTGATATTCAgaggaaaaagtaataaaaggtaATCATTTCTATGTAGTATTTCAGAAAAAATAGATTCACTTGATACcaaaaattaattgaatattAGGTTTTATGATGACCAAACATTATACTGCTTAGGTGAGAAGTTACTTTATTCAACATCATCAGCCTTGCCTTTTCAACACAACTACAAgtaacactaaaaaataatatatttacatatttaattcagTATAAATATTCGTGAAATAACAGTACTTTACtagttttatgtatttaccaCATGTCTGATATCATACATTCTTAAGAAATATTCAATAACAAGAGAAGTAAAACTGGGCTAAGACaatgtttaaattaaattttatataaatatatttgatattgCAAGACTAAGAGATACAATGGAATTAAGACATTGTAAAATGAGGGTGTTACCAAAATGGATAGAGGgtctaaatatatttgtaaattctaTCCAGGGTAATGAATTCAGAGGGAGAGAATGGAAGGATGGATCAATAGAACCACTGGaactgattttattcttttggggcTGTTTCACCACATCCAGGCCCCAAAGGTTCTCTTCACTCTCATCTTCCTGGTTTTCCTTGCAGCCCTTGTTGGCAATGTAATGATGATGATTCTTATTTGGTTTGATTCTCGCCTCCATACTCCTATGTATTTCCTTCTCAGTCAACTCTCCTTGATGGATCTTTTATATAGCTCTACTTTTGTCCCAAAGATAGCCATTGACTTTTTGTCTGGAAGAAACAGCATTTCCTATATTGGTTGTGGAATTCAGCTTTTCCTCTTCATGACTATTGTGGGAGCAGAGTGTCTTCTTCTGGCAGTAATGGCTTATGACCGTTATGTAGCTATATGCCGCCCCCtccattactcagtactcatgtGCCCCATAGTCTGTGCATTCATGGTGACTGGCACATGGCTAAGTGCACTTCTCAATGCCTTAATCCATGTTATCTATACTCTGAGTCTCCCTTACTGTGCTTCCAGGGAAATCCATCATTTCTTTTGTGAGATCCCAGCACTCCTGAAACTCGTTTGTGCTGACACTTCTCTTTATGAAAATGGCCTTTTTGTCAGTggtgttctctttctccttttgccaATATCTGCCATCATGGCCTCTTATGGCCAGATTGTTTCCACTGTTTTGGGATTAAGAGCAAACTTGGGGACAAGAAAAGCTTTGGCAACCTGTTCTTCTCATATAATTGCGGTGTCTCTCTTCTATGGAACAGCCAtcatcaaatattttctccccaaagCCTATCACACTGCTGAGCAGGACAAAGTGGTCTCTGTCTTCTACACTATCCTTACCCCCATGCTCAACCCCCTCATCTATAGTCTACGAAACAAAGAGGTGGCTGGAGCTCTCAGGAAAGTCCTGGGAAGATGATTACCTtaataaattgataaatgttGATAATAGTAGATGAAATGACAGATCTTGTTTGCAGAAGGATATTACTACAACAGAGACAGGCAATATACAGAAAGTAAATGCTACTTGTCTGTAGACACTTCATGGCCAATTTCACTCTATCTTTGGCACACTGCTAATGGAGCAGAGCACTGTTATGCCTCATATaatctttcaaatttattaagCAAAATGCTGTAAGTTAGAAATAAACCAGTCAGCAATCAATATAAAACATAGctgtttttattgtctttatttttgtattaaacaaaaggaaaatgtggaCCCCATGTGACGCTGACCCCATACTAAGTTTTATACTAAttcttcctaaaaatattaacattgtgAAACCCTTTCTTATGCATGTGTACTATGATAAAATTCTTGTTTTGAAGcatagggaaaaaataagagagacagtgtcaaatcaagaaacaaaattttaattatagaggacaaacaggtggttaccagagggcaggaggtggagggatgggttaaatagatgatggagatTAAGCAGCGTACTTGgggtgatgagcacagggtgatgtatggcagtgttgaattactatattgtatacctgagacaaatataacactgcatgtaaACTAactggcattaaaataaaaacttaaaataaaaaaagaatcctattttggatttttttttcatattgctttTGCCCAAGTATTATTTCAGGtcttcatattttcttatatatttaactggtttattatctttaattaattaatgcattattttttattttttaattcaagtataacaaacagtgttatattagtttcaagtgtatcatttttttaatatatgattccaggcatgatttttaaaaatatttatttattttttttttgagaaagagagagagtgagcaggggagggatagtgagagagggggacagagtttctgaagcaatctctgtgctgacagcagagaatctgatatgaggctcaaactcatgacccgtgagatcatgatctgagcagaagtcagatgcttaaacaactgagccacccaggtgcccccaggtgtatcattttaaacaatttacttaaaaacatcCCCTCATTATTTCTCTTATGCCTTAATCCTATGGCCATAAATTACATGTTTgaattactataactttgtaacaGAGATTTTTCTTACCCCTTCATAATGTTTGAAAACCCATTTAACTACTGTTTAAAATTAGAAGTTGtcacatacaaatataaatgctAATAGAAAAATCCCTAGGTTTTGAAACAAGGGATCTATATTTGTCCATGGACCATCAGATGAAACTAACTACCCCTATGTTCTTCAGTCAGGAAATCAAGTGGCTTTCTATCATTGGCCACCCTTctcatatgtacatttttattcatgtgtTAGCAAACAGAGTTTTCTAGAGCTAAGTTTGCTATAAATTTTATAgagaaatatttaccatttccttagtaataattaataaatatatataattatatatatacaattaatatATATGTTGAATGCtaacatatatacaatataaatgtTTTGATACCTACATATGGAAGGGTAAAGttttacataaatttataatCCACTCATCATTGtgaattctttcttgctttgcttaTTTTGTCCAATtggttaatttaaaaatgtattttaattatattttaccaatagtgaaaaacttttaaaatacattttctacattttaaagttgttttctttgttcttaatcTTCATAGTTGAGTGTTCATACTTTttgactgagaaaatatttttccagcaatgagcatattaattttttatctgcCAAATGAGAatagcatttattatttcctgctgcCTTATTGTATTTCATGTGTCAAAATTCAGGAATACAGGAACAAAAGTATTAGATGACTAAACTAGTAAATCATAAGAGTATATTGTGCATATGAAAATAGTTTGTAAACTGGGAACTCTCAAACCAATGGTGAAATGAGActcacatgtatatttttataagaaagctTATAGAGtgagaatatttataataattggtTATAATATTAGAGCTTCCTCAGTAATAGATGATTGGTTAAAAGTGGTTgcttcatggggtgcctgggtggctcagttggttaagcaccaactcttaatttcagctttggtcatgatctcagggtttgtcaGTTTGCCacccatcttgggctctgcactgacagtgtggagtctgcctaggattctttctccctctctctttgcctttcccccatactctctgtctcttaaaataaataaataaacttttttttaagtggttgccTCATGTCAACTTGTGGGAAAAGTttgtttcatttatgattttcaGAGGAATTTATAAAAAGTGGTCCATGttatgtttgtgggttttttttttgcataataaattaaattttgtttgtatGGCTTAATTGGTTTTGTCTGCTCAGGTAATTTTCAAGTCTGGTATCtatttgtgtttgattttagaaAAGGGTCAGATTCAAATATGGGCATTATGCCACCAAAAATTAAGTTTCAGGTTATTACAAAGAAATAGATTATCTCTAGATAAAATCAATGTGTGCTCAAAAGATTCTTGCTCTATCCATAACttagatataaagagaaaatatcaaatCCCAAGGAGATATTGCTGAAATTAAACTATCAGTTTATAATCAGACTGTAAGGTGAATACAAGGAAAGATTGTATGCATTCATGCTTAATGGTGCAGACAtttaattgtattaaaattattgATGAATAATTATACTTCAAGTCATATCACGTAGGACAACCAGAATATAATAAATCTTCAAAATGAGATTTATCTCTctgcaaatcattttttttaattttaaggattttactgataaattatttgtgttttgtgattCCTATTCTCTGAGTGCTGATAGGAATGCTTTTGTtctttatgtttcattttgttttgttttgtttcaaatattgatttaaattccagttaattaacacacactgtaatattaatttcaagtgttgaatttagtgattca from Panthera uncia isolate 11264 chromosome A1 unlocalized genomic scaffold, Puncia_PCG_1.0 HiC_scaffold_17, whole genome shotgun sequence carries:
- the LOC125935056 gene encoding olfactory receptor 56-like; this translates as MEGWINRTTGTDFILLGLFHHIQAPKVLFTLIFLVFLAALVGNVMMMILIWFDSRLHTPMYFLLSQLSLMDLLYSSTFVPKIAIDFLSGRNSISYIGCGIQLFLFMTIVGAECLLLAVMAYDRYVAICRPLHYSVLMCPIVCAFMVTGTWLSALLNALIHVIYTLSLPYCASREIHHFFCEIPALLKLVCADTSLYENGLFVSGVLFLLLPISAIMASYGQIVSTVLGLRANLGTRKALATCSSHIIAVSLFYGTAIIKYFLPKAYHTAEQDKVVSVFYTILTPMLNPLIYSLRNKEVAGALRKVLGR